One window from the genome of Pyrobaculum ferrireducens encodes:
- a CDS encoding thiolase family protein yields MGVVIVGYVRTPIGKFGGALKDVKTPHLAAFTIKKVLERAGVDGKVVEEVVFGSTLQGGMGQNLARYAALLAGLPVEVSAYTVNRVCSSGMQAIVEAYREIAMGDASVVVAGGAESMSTAPICLPDSARWGMKHLIGKREDFRDLMVYDGLTDPITGMLMGEETELVAREHKLTREELDWIAYESHMRAWRATENKWFDDVEPVLGEWGGVKLDRDEGIRPDTTLEKLAKLRPAFKADGVLTAGNSSQLSDGAAALLLMSEEKAKELGVRPIARVLGYSWHMVEPWRFTEAPIYATQKLLKKLGVGLDYFDYFEFNEAFAVVNALVNRVLGVPYDKMNVFGGAIALGHPLGASGARIVTTLISVLRQRGGRRGLAALCHGTGGGTALAIELV; encoded by the coding sequence ATGGGAGTAGTAATTGTTGGGTATGTGAGGACCCCCATTGGCAAGTTCGGAGGCGCATTGAAAGATGTAAAGACGCCCCATTTAGCCGCCTTTACCATTAAGAAGGTGCTTGAACGCGCCGGAGTGGACGGGAAGGTCGTGGAGGAGGTGGTTTTCGGCTCCACGTTGCAGGGCGGGATGGGGCAGAATCTAGCCCGCTACGCGGCGTTGCTGGCGGGCCTCCCTGTGGAGGTCAGCGCCTATACTGTGAACAGGGTGTGCTCCTCAGGTATGCAGGCCATCGTCGAGGCGTATAGAGAGATCGCAATGGGAGACGCCTCTGTGGTTGTAGCCGGCGGGGCTGAGTCCATGTCAACCGCGCCTATCTGTCTGCCTGACAGCGCGCGTTGGGGGATGAAGCACTTAATTGGGAAGAGGGAGGACTTCAGAGATTTGATGGTGTACGACGGGCTCACCGACCCGATCACCGGCATGTTGATGGGTGAGGAGACTGAGCTGGTGGCGCGGGAGCACAAGTTGACGAGGGAGGAGCTTGACTGGATTGCCTACGAAAGCCACATGAGGGCGTGGAGGGCCACTGAGAACAAGTGGTTCGACGACGTGGAGCCCGTGCTGGGCGAGTGGGGCGGCGTCAAGCTGGATAGAGACGAGGGGATCAGGCCCGACACCACGCTGGAGAAGCTGGCTAAGCTCAGGCCCGCCTTCAAAGCCGACGGCGTCTTGACAGCGGGCAACTCCAGCCAGCTGTCGGACGGCGCGGCGGCGCTTTTGCTGATGTCGGAGGAGAAGGCGAAGGAGCTGGGGGTGAGGCCCATCGCCCGCGTCCTGGGCTACAGCTGGCATATGGTGGAGCCGTGGCGCTTCACCGAGGCCCCCATCTACGCGACACAGAAGCTCTTGAAGAAGCTGGGGGTGGGGCTAGACTACTTTGACTACTTTGAATTTAACGAAGCGTTTGCAGTTGTCAACGCCCTGGTAAATAGGGTGCTCGGCGTCCCCTACGACAAGATGAACGTCTTCGGGGGGGCCATCGCGCTGGGGCACCCCCTGGGGGCCTCCGGCGCGAGGATCGTGACGACGCTCATATCTGTGCTGAGGCAGAGGGGCGGCCGTAGAGGCTTGGCGGCGCTCTGCCACGGCACGGGTGGGGGGACTGCCCTAGCCATAGAGCTGGTGTAG